In Bryobacteraceae bacterium, the following proteins share a genomic window:
- a CDS encoding sulfatase-like hydrolase/transferase, translating to MTRTRREFLQAGAAAAGGRRRNVVFILADDAGYECFGPYGTRQYSTPVLNRLADSGVKFTHCHATPLCTPTRVALMTGRNNVRNYTDFGALRPGERTFAHLFGEAGYATAIAGKWQFQGSRNAKGTAPAEGGFDEWCLWNTPITKRERYWNPAIDLNGKLKPVSAADYGPDHFSGFLLDFIERNRTRPFFAYYPMCLTHSPFEPTPDSADRGSKDRQRNFADMVAYADKIVERFVERLERFQLMDNTLLVFTADNGTEHTIRSELRGRTIMGDKGATTDAGTHVPLVVYAPGMVRGGRVNEDLIDPTDFLPTLAEAAGLKATGHLDGRSFWPQLQGRKGSPRETVFGYYFPRPYAAAFDTPYQHPEVRWARDKRFKLYGDGRFYDVVADPEELTPLESRAERAARAKLRATLDGMPEHGAGIPRAQWERSIGAVVPRWRGARVPQ from the coding sequence ATGACGCGGACACGGCGTGAGTTTCTCCAGGCGGGCGCGGCGGCGGCAGGGGGCCGGCGGCGGAACGTGGTGTTCATCCTCGCCGACGACGCCGGGTACGAGTGTTTCGGTCCGTATGGGACGCGGCAGTATTCGACTCCGGTGCTAAACCGGCTGGCCGACAGCGGCGTGAAGTTCACCCACTGCCACGCGACTCCGCTCTGCACGCCGACGCGCGTGGCGCTGATGACCGGGCGGAACAATGTGCGCAACTATACCGATTTTGGCGCGCTGCGGCCGGGCGAACGCACGTTCGCGCATCTGTTCGGCGAAGCCGGCTACGCGACGGCGATCGCCGGGAAGTGGCAGTTCCAAGGGAGCCGGAATGCGAAGGGGACGGCGCCGGCCGAGGGCGGTTTCGACGAATGGTGCTTGTGGAACACGCCGATCACGAAGCGCGAGCGGTATTGGAATCCGGCGATCGATCTGAATGGGAAGCTGAAGCCGGTTTCGGCGGCCGATTATGGTCCGGATCATTTCTCCGGGTTCTTGTTGGATTTCATCGAGCGGAATCGCACGCGGCCGTTCTTTGCGTACTATCCGATGTGCCTGACGCACTCGCCGTTCGAGCCGACTCCGGATTCGGCCGATCGGGGGTCGAAGGACCGGCAGCGGAACTTCGCCGATATGGTCGCCTATGCGGACAAGATCGTGGAGCGGTTCGTAGAGCGGCTGGAGCGATTCCAACTGATGGACAACACGCTGCTGGTGTTCACGGCCGATAACGGGACCGAGCACACGATCCGGAGCGAGTTGCGCGGGCGAACGATCATGGGCGACAAAGGCGCGACGACGGATGCCGGGACGCACGTGCCGCTGGTGGTGTACGCGCCGGGAATGGTGCGCGGCGGGCGGGTGAACGAGGACCTGATCGACCCGACGGATTTTCTGCCGACGCTTGCCGAGGCGGCGGGGTTGAAGGCGACGGGGCATCTCGACGGGCGAAGCTTCTGGCCGCAGTTGCAGGGGCGCAAGGGCTCGCCTCGGGAGACGGTGTTCGGGTATTACTTCCCGCGGCCTTATGCGGCGGCGTTCGATACGCCGTATCAGCATCCCGAGGTTCGTTGGGCTCGGGACAAGCGGTTCAAGCTTTATGGGGACGGGCGGTTCTACGATGTGGTGGCGGATCCGGAGGAGTTGACGCCGTTGGAGAGTAGGGCGGAGCGCGCGGCGCGGGCGAAGCTGCGGGCGACGCTCGACGGGATGCCGGAGCATGGGGCGGGGATTCCGCGGGCGCAGTGGGAGCGGTCGATTGGGGCGGTGGTTCCGAGGTGGCGCGGGGCACGCGTGCCACAATGA
- a CDS encoding DUF2238 domain-containing protein, with the protein MTSYLYGVLGAVGAVLAWSAVNPHDYFTWFLEVAPALLGLLIMAYVWRAHGFQFTTFIYTLVAIHSVILIVGGHYTYAEVPLFNWLRDIGVFSRNNYDKIGHFAQGFFPAMVGREVLIRTSPLKGSRWLGPLVASVCLALSAFYEMIEWWVSVLTGSAGDSFLGTQGYIWDTQSDMFLCMVGSIVALVLLSGVHDRALAAHGIEGSNA; encoded by the coding sequence GTGACTTCTTATCTTTACGGAGTGTTGGGAGCGGTGGGCGCGGTGTTGGCATGGTCCGCGGTGAATCCGCACGACTACTTCACGTGGTTCCTGGAGGTGGCGCCGGCTCTGCTGGGACTTTTGATCATGGCCTACGTCTGGCGCGCGCACGGGTTCCAGTTCACCACCTTCATCTACACGCTGGTGGCGATCCACTCGGTGATTTTGATTGTCGGCGGGCACTATACGTACGCCGAGGTGCCGCTGTTCAACTGGCTGCGCGATATCGGCGTCTTCAGCCGGAACAACTACGACAAGATCGGCCACTTCGCGCAGGGGTTCTTCCCGGCTATGGTGGGGCGCGAGGTGCTGATACGGACATCGCCATTGAAGGGGAGCCGGTGGCTGGGTCCGCTGGTGGCGTCGGTATGCCTGGCGCTGAGCGCGTTCTACGAAATGATCGAGTGGTGGGTGTCGGTGCTTACCGGCAGCGCGGGCGATTCATTCCTGGGAACGCAGGGCTACATCTGGGACACGCAGTCGGACATGTTTCTTTGCATGGTGGGGTCGATTGTGGCGCTGGTGTTATTGAGCGGGGTGCATGACCGGGCGCTGGCGGCGCATGGAATCGAGGGGAGCAATGCTTGA
- the msrB gene encoding peptide-methionine (R)-S-oxide reductase MsrB — MDPRESFGAALSGGPSRRALLFAPVAFAGLVAVSSRKEKPLPDASAAGTGAEVDLVLFDDHGNRLETIHTGKIVRPEAEWRAALSPEEFAVTRKEGTERAFTGRYWNNHDDGLYRCVCCGTALFRADEKFESGTGWPSFWQPAAEENVETHKDMSFFMERTEVRCRKCDAHLGHVFPDGPAPTGLRYCINSASLRFVKGS, encoded by the coding sequence GTGGACCCCCGCGAATCCTTCGGCGCAGCTCTGTCCGGCGGACCCTCCCGCCGCGCCCTGCTCTTCGCGCCCGTAGCCTTCGCCGGTCTCGTCGCCGTCTCTTCGCGAAAGGAGAAACCCTTGCCGGATGCATCCGCCGCCGGAACCGGCGCCGAAGTCGACCTCGTCCTCTTCGACGACCACGGCAACCGCCTCGAAACCATTCACACCGGAAAGATCGTTCGCCCGGAAGCCGAGTGGCGCGCCGCTCTTTCGCCGGAAGAGTTCGCCGTCACCCGCAAGGAAGGCACCGAACGCGCCTTCACGGGCCGCTACTGGAACAACCACGACGACGGCCTCTACCGCTGTGTGTGCTGCGGCACAGCGTTGTTCCGCGCCGATGAGAAGTTCGAATCCGGAACCGGCTGGCCCAGCTTCTGGCAGCCCGCCGCCGAAGAGAACGTCGAAACGCACAAGGATATGAGCTTCTTCATGGAGCGCACCGAGGTCCGCTGCCGCAAATGCGACGCGCATCTTGGCCACGTCTTCCCCGATGGCCCCGCGCCCACCGGCCTCCGCTATTGCATCAACTCCGCCTCGCTGCGGTTCGTGAAAGGCTCCTAG
- a CDS encoding membrane dipeptidase: MRLLIAFLPFAAVAQSTDPAALHRDALVMDGHVHVMSRQLLEGLDIGKRYDDGHIDLPRAREGGIDAMFFSVYTPEPYYPARHEIKNTFRVVELALRQIEANRDQIELARNAADIRRIASSGRIAAFLDLEGGYDLDGDLLLLGALHRLGLRSMQLTAHNYTNQFADSCCDTRKWGGLNDHGRAVVAEMNRLGMVINVAHGSEETILQTVETSSDPVAYTHGGFRHFIDIPRLISDRAAKAVAAKGGVVGIQFGNTFNNPEYYNWAVKNPPVANISAQLGRYAGMTIGEIDALEARSLPFVFKGTIPEQYQLTADKLARVIDYGVGLIGEDHMALGSDFDGGPPLPREMRDASGYGEITKALVRLGYNEQRIRKILGLNWLRLIEKVAGDN, translated from the coding sequence GTGCGTCTCCTCATCGCTTTCCTCCCGTTCGCCGCCGTCGCCCAATCTACTGACCCGGCCGCCCTCCACCGCGACGCCCTCGTCATGGACGGCCACGTCCACGTCATGTCGCGCCAACTGCTCGAAGGTCTCGATATCGGCAAGCGCTACGACGACGGACATATCGACCTCCCGCGCGCCCGCGAAGGCGGCATCGACGCGATGTTCTTCAGCGTCTACACGCCGGAGCCCTACTATCCCGCGCGGCACGAAATCAAGAACACCTTCCGCGTCGTCGAACTCGCGCTCCGCCAGATCGAGGCCAATCGAGACCAGATCGAACTCGCCCGCAACGCCGCCGACATCCGCCGCATCGCGTCATCCGGCCGCATCGCCGCGTTCCTCGATCTCGAAGGCGGCTACGATCTCGACGGCGACCTGCTCCTGCTCGGCGCGCTCCACCGCCTCGGCTTGCGCTCCATGCAGCTCACCGCCCACAACTACACCAACCAGTTCGCCGATTCCTGCTGCGACACGCGCAAGTGGGGCGGGCTCAACGATCACGGCCGCGCCGTCGTCGCCGAAATGAACCGCCTCGGCATGGTGATCAACGTGGCGCATGGCTCCGAGGAGACGATTCTCCAGACCGTCGAAACCAGCAGCGATCCCGTCGCCTATACGCACGGCGGGTTCCGCCACTTCATCGACATTCCGCGTCTCATCAGCGATCGCGCCGCCAAGGCCGTCGCCGCCAAGGGCGGTGTCGTCGGCATCCAGTTCGGCAACACCTTCAACAATCCCGAATACTACAACTGGGCGGTGAAGAATCCGCCGGTGGCGAATATCTCCGCGCAGCTCGGCCGCTACGCCGGCATGACCATCGGCGAGATCGACGCCCTCGAAGCCCGCAGCCTTCCGTTCGTCTTTAAAGGAACGATCCCGGAGCAGTACCAGCTCACCGCCGACAAGCTCGCCCGCGTGATCGACTATGGCGTCGGCCTTATCGGCGAGGATCACATGGCGCTCGGGTCCGATTTCGACGGCGGCCCCCCGCTCCCGCGCGAAATGCGCGACGCCTCCGGCTACGGCGAGATCACCAAGGCTCTCGTGCGGCTCGGGTACAACGAACAGCGAATCCGCAAGATCCTCGGGCTGAATTGGCTTCGATTGATCGAAAAAGTCGCCGGAGACAACTAA
- a CDS encoding dihydroorotate dehydrogenase, protein MASPTARMAVTLCGIPLSTPVLAASGTFGYGVEMDGLVDWRWVGAIVSKGLSRDPIAGNPPPRIWEAESGMINSIGLQNIGARAFVAEKLPALRRIGVPVIANVFGYATEDYLETIRILEDAEGVAAYELNVSCPNTRHGGMFFSSDPALLGSLVAETRERTKRPLIVKLSPNVAAIAPLAQAAETQGADAVSLVNTFLALAVDARTRKPRIGAGFGGLSGPAIKPIALRMVFEATRAVKIPVVGLGGIATGEDAAEFLVAGATAVEVGTASFFDPSSVSRVARELDRFLAREHAATAASLTGTLQFGDQRK, encoded by the coding sequence TTGGCTTCTCCCACCGCTCGGATGGCCGTCACGCTCTGTGGAATCCCGCTCTCGACGCCCGTGCTCGCCGCCTCGGGGACCTTCGGCTACGGCGTCGAAATGGACGGCCTCGTCGACTGGCGATGGGTGGGCGCCATCGTCTCCAAAGGCCTTTCGCGCGACCCCATCGCCGGCAACCCGCCACCGCGCATCTGGGAAGCCGAGTCCGGCATGATCAACTCCATCGGCCTGCAGAACATCGGCGCGCGGGCGTTCGTCGCCGAAAAGCTCCCCGCGCTGCGCCGGATCGGCGTCCCCGTCATCGCCAATGTCTTCGGCTACGCCACCGAAGATTACCTCGAAACGATCCGAATTCTCGAAGATGCCGAAGGCGTCGCCGCCTACGAGTTGAACGTCTCCTGCCCGAACACCAGGCACGGCGGCATGTTCTTTTCGAGCGACCCGGCGCTGCTCGGTTCCCTCGTCGCGGAAACGAGGGAACGAACCAAACGTCCGCTCATCGTGAAGCTCTCGCCGAACGTCGCCGCCATCGCCCCGCTCGCCCAGGCCGCCGAGACGCAAGGTGCTGATGCGGTGTCACTTGTAAACACGTTCCTCGCTCTGGCCGTGGACGCGCGGACGCGCAAACCGCGCATCGGCGCAGGCTTCGGCGGGCTCTCCGGCCCGGCGATAAAGCCCATCGCCCTGCGCATGGTATTCGAGGCCACCCGCGCCGTGAAGATTCCCGTCGTGGGCCTCGGCGGGATCGCCACCGGCGAGGATGCCGCCGAGTTCCTGGTGGCCGGCGCCACAGCCGTCGAGGTCGGCACGGCCAGCTTTTTCGACCCCTCTTCGGTGAGCCGCGTCGCCCGTGAGCTCGACCGTTTCCTCGCCCGCGAGCACGCCGCCACGGCGGCGAGCCTCACCGGAACACTTCAATTCGGAGACCAACGCAAATGA
- a CDS encoding RidA family protein, protein MKITVHTESAPKAIGPYSQAIIHNGIAYLSGQIPLDPATGQIIEGGIEAQTERVMENLKAVLEASGSSLGAVLKTTVYMKDMTEFPLMNPIYGRYFTDAPPARATVEVARLPRDVRVEIDCIAIVG, encoded by the coding sequence ATGAAGATCACCGTTCACACAGAGTCCGCCCCGAAAGCGATCGGGCCCTACTCACAAGCCATCATCCACAACGGCATCGCCTACTTGAGCGGGCAGATCCCGCTCGATCCCGCCACCGGCCAGATCATCGAAGGCGGCATCGAAGCGCAGACAGAGCGTGTGATGGAGAATCTCAAGGCCGTTCTCGAGGCTTCCGGTTCAAGCCTCGGCGCGGTGCTCAAAACCACGGTCTACATGAAAGACATGACCGAGTTTCCGCTCATGAACCCGATCTACGGGCGCTACTTCACCGATGCGCCGCCGGCCCGCGCGACCGTGGAAGTGGCGCGGCTGCCGCGCGACGTGCGCGTCGAGATCGATTGCATCGCGATCGTCGGATAG
- the lpxB gene encoding lipid-A-disaccharide synthase — translation MNILISAGEASGDLYASALARELAVRFPGARFFGCAGPRLRDAGVEPVVRAESLNVVGLVEVVRHIPRIHGEFRKLVRAAETRRPDLAILTDSPDFHLRLAPKLKALGVPVVYLIAPQAWAWRKGRIPAMRLAIDHLLCIFPFEEEFFRGHGVQTTYIGHPLTRLARPERTRVEFLARHGISPDRPFVLLLPGSRPGEIARHLPAATGAAERIRAATGATCALATPRSSQGLTFLTEPLARAHIQHIEGETWDALAAADLALAASGTVTIEAAILGAPLVTFYKVSPWSWWMGRYLVKVPFYSMVNLVAGRAVVPELMQEACTPEALASEGLRLLADPAARTEMQAGMHEVTRRLASDEDPMKRAAVIVESVLNKGSVHV, via the coding sequence GTGAACATCCTGATTTCGGCAGGCGAAGCTTCCGGCGACCTGTACGCCTCCGCGCTCGCTCGCGAACTGGCGGTACGCTTTCCCGGCGCCCGTTTCTTTGGATGCGCCGGTCCGCGCCTGCGCGATGCCGGCGTGGAACCCGTGGTTCGCGCCGAATCGCTGAACGTGGTCGGGCTGGTTGAGGTGGTCCGCCACATTCCGCGCATTCACGGCGAGTTCCGCAAGCTCGTGCGCGCCGCCGAAACCCGCCGGCCCGATCTCGCCATTCTCACGGACTCGCCCGACTTCCACCTTCGCCTCGCACCCAAACTGAAGGCGCTTGGCGTGCCCGTGGTCTACCTGATCGCTCCGCAGGCGTGGGCCTGGCGCAAAGGCCGCATCCCCGCCATGCGGCTGGCGATCGATCATCTTCTCTGTATCTTCCCCTTCGAAGAGGAATTCTTCCGTGGCCACGGCGTCCAGACCACCTACATCGGCCATCCGCTCACCCGGCTCGCCCGGCCGGAGCGGACGCGAGTCGAGTTCCTCGCGCGGCATGGAATCAGCCCGGATAGGCCTTTTGTGCTTCTGTTGCCGGGGTCGCGGCCGGGCGAGATCGCGCGGCATCTGCCGGCCGCTACCGGGGCGGCGGAGCGAATCCGCGCCGCCACGGGAGCCACCTGCGCCCTCGCCACGCCACGGTCCTCACAGGGGTTAACATTTTTGACGGAACCGCTCGCCCGCGCGCACATCCAACATATTGAAGGCGAAACCTGGGACGCCCTGGCCGCCGCCGATCTGGCTCTGGCGGCTAGTGGTACCGTGACTATAGAAGCCGCGATCCTGGGAGCACCGCTGGTTACCTTTTACAAGGTCAGTCCATGGAGCTGGTGGATGGGCCGTTATCTGGTGAAAGTACCGTTCTATTCGATGGTCAACCTCGTCGCCGGACGCGCCGTCGTCCCGGAGTTGATGCAGGAGGCGTGCACGCCGGAAGCGCTGGCTTCCGAGGGGCTGCGGCTGCTTGCCGACCCCGCCGCACGCACCGAAATGCAAGCCGGCATGCACGAGGTGACGCGGCGGCTCGCCAGCGATGAAGACCCCATGAAGAGGGCCGCGGTTATCGTCGAATCCGTTCTGAATAAGGGAAGCGTTCATGTGTAA
- a CDS encoding M1 family aminopeptidase, with amino-acid sequence MCKLTTRSILTMLAAFTATAFAQEKRPRIDVEHYTLEAQVDPAAQTISATAAIRFTPEETTSFVVFELNNALTVTSVTDGAGQAVSAQRNSQEFAVRAQFPQPLEKGKPQNVIVRYEGKLAGSEESPVWGVKFASIQADHAFLLYPARWFPVNDYTADRFTATLRITAPEGFAVIGSGLETNSPASDGKRTYEFEQKRPSFPGSIALVKGQPFTSTSGGARTAVYFRGENAPMANAYGEEVGKAMTFLTPLFGIPPDSRLTVIETENNAPNGYSAPGLLFLSSRSIGKDVNSRLVHREVARQWWGVSVSPTTRNHIWLANGGARYAELMWVEKTQGEGALETEMRDTYVEALTVESPPIAQSSRLEDYSPEYWAVTAAKGAAVFGMLRQIAGDENFEKLLKTFLESNAGKEVSTDDFRKAAEQITGRSLQGFFIQWIESSGAPEFKLEYTVFRTTKGFRIMGKVSQDLDTFRMPVELFIETDGNPETKTVDVVGTASEFVVETFGRPKKVTIDPNYKVLRYNDQMRVSVAIRRGEMFFEISEFADALKEYQKALDTNRNSSLAHYRVAEVFFIQGNYQAAANEFREALNGNLEPKWTEVWSHIKLGNIFDITDQRERAANEYNQAIRTKDNTQGAQELAAQYSKEPYQRPARNY; translated from the coding sequence ATGTGTAAGTTGACTACGAGAAGCATCCTGACGATGCTCGCTGCCTTTACGGCAACCGCGTTCGCGCAGGAGAAGCGCCCGCGCATCGACGTGGAGCACTACACGCTCGAAGCACAGGTCGATCCTGCCGCGCAGACCATCTCCGCCACCGCCGCCATCCGGTTCACGCCCGAGGAAACCACGTCGTTCGTCGTGTTCGAGCTGAACAACGCCCTCACCGTCACTTCGGTTACCGACGGCGCCGGACAGGCCGTATCGGCGCAGCGCAATTCGCAGGAATTCGCGGTGCGCGCGCAGTTCCCGCAGCCGCTCGAAAAAGGCAAGCCCCAGAACGTGATCGTGCGCTACGAAGGGAAGCTCGCCGGCTCCGAAGAGTCGCCAGTGTGGGGCGTGAAGTTCGCGTCCATCCAGGCCGACCACGCGTTTCTGCTCTATCCGGCGCGCTGGTTTCCGGTAAACGACTACACCGCGGACCGGTTTACCGCCACCCTCCGCATCACGGCGCCCGAAGGCTTCGCCGTCATCGGCAGCGGACTCGAAACCAATTCGCCCGCCTCCGACGGCAAGCGCACCTATGAGTTCGAACAGAAACGGCCGTCGTTCCCTGGCAGCATCGCGCTCGTGAAGGGACAGCCGTTCACTTCCACCTCCGGCGGCGCGCGCACGGCGGTCTATTTCCGGGGCGAGAACGCCCCGATGGCGAACGCCTACGGCGAGGAGGTCGGCAAGGCGATGACGTTTCTCACGCCCTTGTTCGGCATCCCGCCGGATTCGCGCCTCACCGTCATCGAGACCGAGAACAACGCCCCGAACGGCTACTCGGCGCCGGGGCTGCTCTTCCTGAGCTCGCGGTCAATCGGCAAGGATGTGAACTCGCGGCTTGTGCATCGCGAAGTGGCGCGCCAGTGGTGGGGCGTATCCGTATCGCCGACGACGCGCAATCACATCTGGCTCGCCAACGGCGGCGCGCGCTATGCCGAGTTGATGTGGGTGGAAAAGACACAAGGCGAAGGCGCGCTCGAGACGGAGATGCGCGATACCTATGTGGAAGCGCTCACAGTGGAAAGCCCGCCGATCGCGCAGTCGTCGCGGCTGGAAGACTATTCGCCGGAGTACTGGGCCGTCACCGCGGCGAAGGGAGCGGCTGTGTTCGGCATGCTGCGGCAGATCGCCGGCGATGAGAACTTCGAAAAGCTATTGAAGACGTTTCTCGAATCGAACGCGGGCAAGGAGGTTTCCACCGACGACTTCCGCAAAGCCGCTGAGCAGATCACGGGGCGCAGCCTCCAGGGCTTCTTCATTCAGTGGATCGAATCGAGCGGCGCTCCGGAGTTCAAGCTCGAGTACACGGTATTCCGCACCACGAAGGGCTTCCGCATCATGGGCAAGGTGTCGCAGGATCTCGACACGTTCCGCATGCCGGTGGAGTTGTTCATCGAGACAGACGGCAATCCGGAAACGAAGACGGTGGATGTCGTCGGCACCGCGTCGGAGTTCGTCGTCGAGACGTTCGGGCGTCCGAAGAAAGTCACCATCGACCCGAACTACAAGGTGCTGCGCTACAACGACCAGATGCGCGTTTCGGTGGCGATCCGGCGCGGCGAGATGTTCTTTGAGATCTCCGAATTCGCCGACGCGCTGAAGGAGTATCAGAAGGCGCTCGACACCAACCGCAACTCATCGCTCGCGCACTACCGCGTAGCCGAGGTGTTCTTCATCCAGGGCAACTACCAGGCGGCGGCGAACGAGTTTCGCGAAGCGCTGAACGGGAATCTCGAGCCCAAATGGACCGAGGTCTGGTCGCACATCAAGCTCGGCAACATCTTCGATATCACCGACCAGCGCGAACGCGCCGCCAACGAGTACAACCAGGCGATCCGCACCAAGGACAACACGCAGGGCGCGCAGGAACTGGCCGCGCAATACTCGAAGGAGCCGTATCAGCGGCCGGCTCGGAACTACTAG
- a CDS encoding Gfo/Idh/MocA family oxidoreductase, with protein sequence MTSRRAVLAVAAAAVRGTAANSTVTVGLIGAGNRGPYVASMMAKNGPARVTAVCDLFPEKIAKAKAMIGAPGAREYTDMQKVLMSDVDAIIIATPVFLHAEHFEAAVKSGKHIYIEKPASADVEGCKRIIRAADSADRRINITFGFQRRYGQAYQKAKALADSGAIGPIRLGRAQFIKNGGAWSAEGDRAARPQTELDKIRNWGSWRDLSGDLIVENNVHLIDVLNWFLGGHPVSAIGSGGSTVSRRGDIRDHNFVAYEYADGVQGQLTGTTLAPPGYRDVVEQFFGERGVIETSETHWKHFRKAGDETFEKAPRNPTIDAVAAFVQRVSEGKPENAAIRGAESSLTAILGRMAMDARREVTWKEMMA encoded by the coding sequence ATGACGTCGCGAAGAGCGGTGCTCGCCGTGGCCGCCGCGGCCGTTCGCGGCACGGCGGCCAACAGCACGGTGACGGTGGGCCTCATCGGCGCCGGCAACCGCGGACCGTACGTGGCCTCGATGATGGCGAAGAACGGGCCCGCGCGCGTCACCGCGGTCTGCGACCTGTTCCCCGAGAAGATCGCCAAGGCCAAGGCGATGATCGGAGCCCCGGGGGCGCGCGAGTACACCGACATGCAGAAGGTCCTGATGAGCGACGTTGACGCGATCATCATCGCCACGCCCGTCTTCCTTCACGCCGAGCACTTCGAAGCGGCGGTGAAGTCCGGCAAGCACATCTACATCGAGAAGCCCGCTTCGGCTGACGTCGAGGGTTGCAAGCGCATCATCCGCGCGGCCGATTCGGCGGATCGCCGCATCAACATCACCTTTGGCTTCCAGCGCCGCTACGGGCAGGCTTACCAAAAGGCGAAGGCGCTCGCCGATTCCGGCGCCATCGGACCCATCCGGCTCGGCCGTGCGCAATTCATCAAGAACGGCGGCGCCTGGAGCGCCGAAGGCGACCGTGCCGCCCGCCCCCAAACCGAACTCGACAAGATCCGGAACTGGGGAAGCTGGCGCGATCTCTCCGGCGACTTGATCGTCGAGAACAACGTCCATCTCATTGATGTGCTGAACTGGTTCCTCGGGGGCCATCCGGTGAGCGCGATCGGCTCCGGCGGGTCCACGGTCTCGCGCCGCGGCGATATCCGCGATCACAACTTCGTCGCATACGAATACGCCGACGGCGTCCAGGGCCAGCTTACCGGAACTACGCTAGCGCCGCCCGGCTATCGTGACGTCGTCGAGCAGTTCTTCGGCGAGCGGGGTGTGATCGAAACGTCGGAGACGCACTGGAAGCACTTCCGCAAGGCTGGCGACGAGACGTTTGAGAAAGCGCCCCGCAACCCCACCATCGACGCCGTTGCCGCGTTCGTGCAGCGCGTTTCCGAAGGCAAGCCCGAGAACGCCGCCATTCGCGGAGCCGAGAGTTCCCTTACGGCCATCCTCGGCCGCATGGCCATGGACGCGCGGCGCGAGGTCACCTGGAAGGAGATGATGGCCTAG
- a CDS encoding Gfo/Idh/MocA family oxidoreductase — protein sequence MNRRRFLHSAGALAATPAVVAAPVRAGLLGTQHSHTGGKLRAMRNSAAYDVRGVCESDAAAREAAKRDPLYDGLRWISEEELLADPAIQLIVVECSVSDAIPLGRKVIAAGKHLHLEKPPGDKWEPFKDLVEEARRKKLLLQTGYVWRRHEGINAAIDAAKKGWLGDVFLVRGTMNSDRDAKQRAVEARFPGGGMFELSGHVIDRVVELLGRPKKVQSWLRHDTRVDDTLADNNVAMLEFDKAMAVIFQSAKMAGSGDHRSFEVIGTDGAFMVYVEAHPPRMMVHTRNPHGPYKAGWQEIKLGPQPRFIGDFAELATAIQTGAPLKHSYGHELMLHETLLRASGELA from the coding sequence ATGAATCGTCGACGGTTTCTCCATTCCGCGGGCGCGCTGGCCGCGACGCCCGCCGTCGTTGCGGCCCCCGTTCGGGCGGGGCTGCTCGGCACTCAGCACAGTCACACGGGCGGGAAGCTCAGGGCCATGCGGAACTCGGCCGCCTACGACGTCCGTGGCGTCTGCGAAAGCGACGCCGCCGCTCGTGAAGCGGCGAAACGGGACCCACTGTACGACGGCCTCCGATGGATCAGCGAAGAGGAGCTTCTTGCCGACCCGGCGATTCAGTTGATCGTCGTTGAGTGCTCGGTTTCCGACGCGATCCCGCTGGGCCGCAAGGTGATCGCCGCCGGCAAGCATCTGCATCTCGAAAAACCGCCCGGCGACAAGTGGGAGCCCTTCAAGGATCTCGTCGAAGAGGCGCGCCGCAAGAAGCTGCTCCTGCAAACCGGCTACGTGTGGCGCCGCCACGAAGGCATCAACGCCGCCATCGACGCGGCAAAGAAGGGCTGGCTTGGCGATGTTTTCCTCGTCCGCGGAACCATGAATTCCGATCGCGACGCGAAGCAGCGCGCCGTCGAAGCACGCTTCCCTGGCGGCGGGATGTTCGAGCTGAGCGGCCACGTCATTGATCGCGTTGTCGAACTGCTTGGCCGCCCGAAGAAGGTGCAAAGCTGGCTGCGGCACGACACGCGCGTCGACGACACACTCGCCGACAACAACGTCGCGATGCTCGAGTTCGACAAAGCCATGGCTGTGATCTTCCAGTCGGCGAAAATGGCCGGCTCGGGCGACCATCGCTCGTTCGAGGTGATCGGCACGGACGGCGCGTTCATGGTCTACGTGGAGGCGCATCCGCCGCGGATGATGGTCCACACGCGGAACCCGCACGGGCCGTACAAGGCCGGCTGGCAGGAGATCAAGCTCGGTCCGCAGCCACGCTTCATCGGCGATTTCGCCGAACTCGCCACGGCGATCCAGACCGGCGCGCCGCTGAAGCACTCCTACGGGCACGAATTGATGCTGCACGAGACGCTGCTGCGCGCCTCCGGAGAACTGGCATGA